In the Larimichthys crocea isolate SSNF chromosome XXI, L_crocea_2.0, whole genome shotgun sequence genome, one interval contains:
- the hbp1 gene encoding HMG box-containing protein 1: MDESFDPLKCNEDLPSSPGCHMDYDDMPELQEVEEDQRSPGLFQVGAGVSHQELSCSPSTNWLAELANIATSPQSPLLKNAPYKRSSPVHIFGNSNSLHSYARPPLASSAPNPSRGHLRERRRVRASSESESGVFSMSSSFSDDEDMAWSHSWPSTAWHCFLKGTRLRFHRGPNVEWQEADELGDSDDDSDDETMMPSSSSLKRYGSDGLKLVSHEETVSYSQAVLKLTFDPGSSDNGLLTAECRLDHPFFVKNKGWASFYPSLTVVHHGIPCYEMQLGDVCLPPNHPDAINCDDSVVFDTFRSYDFTPLDSSAVYVLSSMARQRRTSLSSGGAVSPDCDKLERSSSPQSSTSKSNRSHTSGTASGVTPTKCKRPMNAFMLFAKKYRVEYTQMYPGKDNRAISVILGDKWKKMKSEERRMYTMEAKALAEEQKRLNPDCWKRKRTNSGSQQT, from the exons ATGGACGAGTCCTTTGATCCACTGAAGTGTAACGAGGACCTGCCTTCCTCACCTGGGTGTCACATGGATTATG ATGACATGCCAGAGCtgcaggaagtggaggaggaccAGAGATCTCCAGGGTTATTTCAGGTCGGAGCAGGAGTGTCTCACCAGGAGCTCAGTTGCTCCCCCAGCACCAACTGGCTTGCTGAACTTGCCAACATTGCCACCAGTCCACAGAGCCCCCTGCTGAAGAACGCCCCATATAAGAG ATCATCTCCAGTCCACATCTTTGGCAACAGTAATAGTTTACATTCCTATGCCCGTCCCCCATTGGCTAGTAGTGCACCCAACCCATCCAGAGGCCACCTCAGGGAGCGCAGGCGTGTCAGG GCCAGCAGTGAATCGGAGTCTGGAGTTTTCTCAATGTCCTCATCTTTTTCTGATGATGAAGACATGGCCTGGTCTCACTCCTGGCCCTCCACAGCCTGGCATTGCTTCCTTAAAG GAACCCGCCTGCGCTTCCATCGAGGCCCGAATGTGGAGTGGCAGGAAGCTGATGAACTTGGGGATTCTGATGATGACTCGGACGATGAGACAATGAtgccatcttcctcctctcttaaG AGATACGGTTCAGACGGGCTGAAGTTGGTGAGCCACGAAGAGACAGTATCTTATAGCCAGGCAGTTCTGaaactgacctttgaccccggCTCATCAGATAATGGCCTGTTAACAGCTGAATGCCGACTTGATCACCcattttttgtcaaaaacaaag gaTGGGCTTCTTTTTATCCAAGCCTTACTGTGGTGCACCATGGGATCCCTTGCTATGAGATGCAGTTGGGCGATGTTTGCCTGCCACCAAATCACCCAGATGCCATTAACTGCGACGACTCCGTGGTCTTTGACACTTTCAGAAG TTATGACTTCACCCCACTAGACTCTTCTGCAGTGTATGTTCTGAGCAGCATGGCTCGTCAACGCAGGACCTCCCTGTCTAGTGGGGGTGCCGTCAGTCCAGACTGTGATAAACTCGAGCGCTCTAGCTCCCCACAATCCTCAACTAGCAAATCAAACAGGAGCCACACCTCAGGGACAGCCAGTGGTGTCACGCCTACAAAATGCAAGCGGCCAATGAATGCCTTCATGCTCTTTGCCAAGAAGTACAGAGTGGAGTACACACAGATGTATCCTGGGAAGGACAACAG AGCCATCAGCGTCATCCTTGGTGACAagtggaagaagatgaagagtgaggagaggaggatgtacACCATGGAGGCCAAGGCTCTGGCTGAGGAGCAGAAAAGACTCAATCCAGACTGCTGGAAACGTAAAAGAACCAACTCA GGTTCCCAGCAGACCTAG